The genomic segment TAAAAGTCGTAGTTATGGCAGCTATATtgacaataattataatttagcaGATTTTTTAGAGATTAATAAAGAATATTAAGTGTACATCGAAACTTTATTTCTGTAAATGTAATCATCGACCCAAAACATGGATAAAGTTAGGATTTACTTCAAAatgatcaagaaaataaaaatgcaatctCTACTCCGCTAGAAGCAACTAGATAAAGCAGCAAGGCTATTTAGGGCCTTGGCAGCGCACAAAGCTGTAGTTCATCAACTTCAATTATCATAACCTCGATTCCCTTGGTAATCGTCATTGTAAGATCGTGGTGGCCGGCTCCTTTCCTCAGCAAGGGACACGCGAACATTTCTCCCACCCAGCTCCTGCAAAATCAGCATGATCAGTCAATACATAGTTCAGTAATCAGGGCAATCAACTCCCTCAAAAACATTCTATTTCTGACCTGGCCATCCATTGCTGATTGTGCTTCACTGGCAGATTCACTGCTATCATAACTAACAAACCCAAATCCACGAGATCTTCCAGTCTCTCTATCCATGATAACCCTTGCTGTAAAACAGAACCCAGCAGAGTAAAGAACGTTTTGCAACAGCAGCCACACTAAACTCAATTACTgtcattaaaactttaaatatccAACTAAAAGGACACTTATATCTTTCTGAAATTGTCATAGTAGAATCAGATCAGGAAAACTTTGACATGGCTAATCCACCAGTCTCAGTCATCATTTTACAGCAAGAGAAAAATAGCGTGCTCATGTTTGTGAACGAGgttcaataaaagaaaacctTACTAAATAACTGGTTCAACTACACATGCTCAAACTTACCCTCTATCACTTCCCCATAGCCAGAAAATGCTTCCTTAAGCGTATGGTCATCAGTTGACCATGGAAGCCCTAAAACACAGACAAGATAGACAACAGCAGAGCATTAATGCAAAACACACATGAACTTGTATCATCCAAACATCATGTATTCATCAATACCACTTGGAGCATTCAAACAGCAATTATTCATCAGTACCTCCAATGAAAAGCTTGGATGAAGACATGCAGCGAATAGAGTTCAACATGGACACCATTGGAACTTGCCCCTTCTGGGAAATTGACTGCCTCGCTAGGCTTCCGAGCTTGTTAAAGAATGCCATTTCAATTATGGACTACACCACAGGGATATCACAGCATCAGTATCAAGCATTAACAATATCCAACCCAAACAAACTCAAAACATAGTAAACCAATTCATAACCATGCAATATCTCAAAGCCACAGTAAATAATGGGGTCGATTTTCAAATTCATTGTTTATTAAGAGATCAAGAAGCTAACTtcgaataaaaaaacacaaactgaAAGCATTGACAAGAACAAAATGGACTATTCAGAACACAAAAATCACtcagaaaaccaaaaaactctAAAAGATTAGTTGAGCCTGCACTCACACAATTCACACTCCATACGCAGCCCaagttaagaaattaaaaaaaaaacactctaaaagGCTATCATTAataatctgaaaaataaattaccttCAAACAGAGAATAAAATCTTATAAACAAGACAGAATCAATCACGCGGCAAACAAAACATAACCCAAAACCAAAACACACAAACtaaatctcaaaacaaaatccTTGAAGACAGAAAGAACAAAACTTtactaaaacaaaatcaaactatGTATGAGCcataaaacatcataaaaaaaacattacttttcaaataaaacacaagcaTCAAACATTCAAGTACAAGGAAAAATAAAGTCTCGAGAGAAAGGGAAACAAAAAGAGTTCATCTATAAACTGAGGCTTAAGCAAAGACAAAGAATTAAGtgtagaaaacaaaacataacccaaaaccaaaaaatacacaaaccaaatctcaaaacaaaaccCTTTAAGAGTAGAACCCAACAAACCCAGTTTAGTACACAACAAAACAATATCAGAGATAAGACAGAAAGAACGAAACTttactaaaaaacaaactatgcatgatccaaaaaaatcattaaaaacataactttttacATAAAACACCAGCATCAAACAGTCAAATACAAGAAAACATATTGTCAAAGGAGAAAGGGAAACAAAAAGAGTTGAGATATAAACTAGGGCTGAAGCAAAGAAGGTAAAGATTATaccttggaagaagaaaagaggcaAAGGGTTTTAGTATTGGGAGAGAGTGAAATAAGGGAAGCGGCTAGGGTTTAAGAGATTCAGAATTATGAGCGGCACTATAACGATATCTTGCTGAATTTATAGTCGCTAGGGTTTAAGATGGATGGGGTTTTTgggatttttaaaaagttttgaatttttttagttttaagtaattatttatttatatattttaattgttttagtatattattattaaaattaattttttttataaaaaaaacttaatcataAGTAATTAAGTCAACTTGTAGAAACATTATGATAACCTCAgcattaactaatttttttatatatatataatctggaATGTCCGGATCAACTTATgtatatcataattaatttccagatctactGAACATCTTATAAGTCCAGCGAGCATTTAAAATACCGTGGAAGTAACAAACATGCACAGAAATAATCGAACCAAGAtgcagagaaagaaaataagtcTCATCCCTGCTAGGTCACGACTTCAAATACTCAAGTACGCAGTAACTAAATTTTGATTAAGCATGGTTTTAGcaagtaatttgttttttctagtgTGATATGCGTGGtacttatataattttagttggTAATTTAAAGTATATATTCAGTTCCTAGCAGTAGGTTTATTGattgagaaaaattatttattctattttgttaaacttattttttaaaaatatatcaaatcgatataaaaatgtatttttaaaataaagtttcgtTACATGTCTCTGGAATGCAATTATACTGTTCCATTATCAATATTGTTGACGTAATACCATTCATTATATTTTGACAAAGGATCTCGATAAGAGAGTTCTTGTGTTGTGGTAACAAAATCTTTGAGGATTTGGAGTCATTGTTTCACCTCAGATTGGTGAAGAAGTTCCGATATATATTTATGTGCTCCAGTGTGCTTTGCTCCTCTCCTCCTCCATTTTCCATCACACGAACAACCCCTTTGTCCCCCTCCATGGCCCCGCTAGTTTTCACAGCAA from the Populus nigra chromosome 1, ddPopNigr1.1, whole genome shotgun sequence genome contains:
- the LOC133683652 gene encoding glycine-rich RNA-binding protein 4, mitochondrial-like encodes the protein MAFFNKLGSLARQSISQKGQVPMVSMLNSIRCMSSSKLFIGGLPWSTDDHTLKEAFSGYGEVIEARVIMDRETGRSRGFGFVSYDSSESASEAQSAMDGQELGGRNVRVSLAEERSRPPRSYNDDYQGNRGYDN